A genomic window from Salvelinus namaycush isolate Seneca chromosome 5, SaNama_1.0, whole genome shotgun sequence includes:
- the LOC120048104 gene encoding protocadherin-18-like isoform X1: protein MGAKMNTPKGNIVFSVALLLFLVVIMQAVSGKTLKYKVYEEQKVGTVIARLKEDVVDVLSKLPSSLSFRFRAMQRGSTPFLSVREEDGEITIGTKIDREKLCEKNLNCSIEFDVVTLPTEYLQLFHVEVEVLDINDNSPQFSRAIIPIEISESASVGNRIPLDSATDPDVGDNSLYSYSLTPNNFFKIDIRTRTDGAKYAELVVVKELDREVQSSYQLQLTASDNGAPPKSGSTLLKIIISDSNDNSPAFDEQVYVINLLENSPLGTLLIDLNATDPDEGTNGKIVYSFSSHISPKILDTFKMNPENGQVTLIKKVDYETTSSYELDIQAQDLGPNSIPGLCKTVIKVVDVNDNKPEININLMTPGKEEVAYISEGAPVDTFIALVRVDDSDTGLNGDVVCRLHGHGHFRLQKTYEKNYMILTNVSLDREKRSEYSLTVIAEDRGSPSLSTIKHFTVQVLDENDNPPRFEKSRYEVYKSENNSPGAYLMTVMASDPDLGTNGQVTYTVVDTLVQGSPISTYVTIDPSNGAIYALRSFDHEDVSRISFTVQARDGGNTPLSSNATVLLTVLDDNDNPPVIQSPLLRNHTADLLLWRHASAGQLVTIVKATDRDTGINSELSCSIVGGNEEGLFVMDARRCELRTNGSLEGVPKDVLEIRVEVQDRGTTRLSTGALLRLSLQENMDFLPPGLPTGPSHSLLDLSLIIIISLGAVCALLLVVMVMFATARCNREKKDPHNSYNCRVAENTYQNHPKKPSRQIHKGDITLVPTVNGTLPIRAHPHSPSASPAPERGTMGSRQSHHSRQSLNSLVTISSNHVAENFALELAHATPPVEQVSQLLSMLHQGQYQPRPSFRGNKYTRSYRYALNDMDKFSLKDSGRGDSEAGDSDYEAGRESPIDRLLGEAFNELYPHDGQHRPHPQHPHAAMRLCTEECRVLGHSDQCWMPPLLSPASSDYRSNLFIPGEDPRQASDPQEPPQPSDPDHPHAQRSNQSFSTFGKDNQEEAEEAEGGEEGEEEDLCGTTSLLSEMSSVFQRLLPPSLDSYIQVSETQKAGTSMGGVGVPMTGSLDRRRGHLPGKPSAAAHQQGVAAWAANTHFQNPGSSIGPSGQPHPQNGSYHTLKPSTKLSPQNNHHNQAVPKNSPQNGHGHHAPTPKNSPLLTALVSPTLVAPFLAPAPIPVPLPGPCGKWLPAMEEIPENFEEDEFDSVLGQLGHLQGKRSDSRHELMDASELVAEINKLLQDVRQS from the exons ATGGGTGCCAAAATGAACACACCCAAAGGAAATATAGTGTTTTCCGTTGCGCTATTATTATTTTTGGTTGTAATTATGCAGGCCGTTTCTGGTAAGACTttgaaatataaagtttatgaaGAGCAAAAAGTGGGCACAGTGATTGCAAGGCTAAAGGAGGACGTGGTGGATGTTCTGTCTAAATTACCGAGTTCACTGTCCTTTCGGTTCCGTGCTATGCAGAGGGGGAGCACTCCATTTCTGTCGGTTCGGGAGGAGGACGGTGAAATCACCATAGGGACCAAGATTGACCGGGAGAAGCTTTGTGAAAAGAACCTAAACTGTTCTATCGAATTTGACGTTGTCACTCTGCCAACTGAATACCTCCAGCTTTTCCACGTCGAGGTGGAAGTCTTAGACATAAACGATAACTCGCCACAGTTCTCCCGTGCCATCATCCCTATTGAGATCTCCGAGAGCGCGTCTGTGGGAAACCGCATCCCTCTGGACAGCGCCACCGACCCTGACGTGGGAGATAACTCCCTTTACTCTTACTCTCTGACGCCGAATAACTTTTTCAAAATCGACATAAGGACCAGAACCGACGGTGCCAAATACGCAGAGCTGGTGGTGGTGAAAGAGCTTGACAGGGAGGTGCAATCCAGCTACCAGCTGCAGCTAACGGCCTCGGACAATGGAGCCCCCCCGAAGTCCGGCTCCACTCTGCTCAAGATAATCATCTCAGACTCTAACGACAACAGTCCGGCTTTTGATGAGCAGGTGTACGTTATTAATCTCCTGGAAAACTCACCACTTGGGACTCTACTGATTGATTTGAACGCCACAGATCCGGATGAGGGCACTAACGGTAAAATAGTTTACTCTTTCAGCAGTCATATCTCTCCAAAAATACTGGATACGTTTAAAATGAACCCTGAAAATGGCCAAGTCACTCTGATTAAAAAAGTGGACTATGAAACTACGTCATCTTATGAGTTGGACATTCAGGCGCAGGACCTGGGTCCTAACTCCATCCCAGGACTTTGTAAAACCGTAATCAAAGTGGTGGACGTGAACGACAACAAACCGGAGATCAACATTAACCTGATGACTCCCGGTAAGGAGGAAGTGGCCTACATCTCGGAGGGGGCGCCGGTGGACACCTTCATAGCGTTGGTGCGCGTGGACGACAGTGACACAGGGCTCAATGGCGACGTGGTGTGCCGCCTGCACGGCCATGGGCACTTCCGGCTGCAGAAGACCTATGAGAAGAATTACATGATCCTGACTAATGTGTCtctggacagagagaagaggtcaGAGTACAGTCTAACGGTCATAGCTGAGGACCGCGGCTCTCCAAGCCTTTCCACCATCAAACACTTCACGGTGCAGGTGTTGGATGAAAACGATAACCCGCCCCGCTTTGAGAAGAGTCGCTACGAGGTTTACAAGTCAGAGAACAACTCTCCCGGGGCCTACCTGATGACAGTGATGGCGTCTGACCCTGACCTGGGCACCAACGGTCAGGTGACCTACACGGTGGTGGACACTCTGGTCCAGGGAAGCCCGATCTCCACCTACGTCACCATCGACCCGTCCAACGGCGCCATCTACGCCCTACGGAGCTTCGACCACGAGGACGTCAGCCGCATCTCCTTCACCGTCCAAGCACGGGACGGAGGGAACACCCCCCTATCCTCCAACGCCACCGTCCTCCTGACCGTGCTAGACGACAACGACAACCCGCCCGTCATCCAGTCCCCGCTCCTACGTAACCACACCGCCGACCTCCTCCTCTGGAGACACGCCTCCGCCGGTCAGCTGGTCACCATTGTCAAGGCCACTGACCGTGACACCGGCATCAACAGTGAGCTGAGCTGCTCCATCGTCGGGGGCAACGAAGAGGGCCTGTTTGTGATGGACGCTCGGCGGTGCGAGCTGCGGACCAACGGCAGTCTGGAGGGGGTTCCCAAGGACGTGCTGGAGATCAGGGTGGAGGTGCAGGATAGGGGAACCACCCGCCTGTCCACCGGGGCCCTGCTCCGCCTCTCCCTCCAGGAGAATATGGACTTCCTACCCCCAGGCCTCCCCACGGGCCCCAGCCATTCCCTCCTGGACCTctccctcatcatcatcatctccctGGGGGCCGTGTGTGCCCTGCTGTTGGTGGTCATGGTGATGTTCGCCACAGCACGCTGCAACAGAGAGAAAAAGGACCCCCACAACTCGTACAACTGCAGGGTGGCTGAGAACACGTACCAGAACCACCCCAAGAAGCCCTCTAGGCAGATCCACAAGGGAGACATCACCCTGGTCCCCACCGTCAACGGCACCCTGCCCATACGGGCACACCCACACTCACCCTCTGCCTCACCCGCCCCAGAGAGGGGCACCATGGGTAGCAGGCAGAGCCACCACAGCCGCCAGTCGCTCAACAGCCTGGTCACCATCTCCTCCAATCACGTCGCAGAGAACTTCGCTCTGGAACTGGCCCACGCCACGCCCCCTGTCGAA CAAGTCTCACAGCTTCTGTCCATGCTCCATCAGGGCCAGTACCAGCCAAGACCCAGTTTCCGTGGCAACAAATACACCAGGAGCTACAG GTATGCTCTGAATGACATGGACAAGTTTAGTCTGAAGGACAGTGGTCGTGGCGACAGCGAGGCTGGGGATAGTGACTACGAGGCAGGACGAGAGTCTCCCATCGACAGGCTCCTGGGTGAGGCCTTTAATGAGCTATACCCACATGACGGCCAACACAGACCACATCCACAGCATCCGCATGCAG CGATGAGACTGTGCACTGAGGAGTGTCGTGTCCTGGGTCACTCTGACCAGTGCTGGATGCCTCCCCTGCTCTCCCCAGCCTCCTCTGACTACCGCAGCAACCTCTTCATCCCAGGAGAGGACCCCCGCCAGGCCAGCGATCCCCAGGAGCCCCCCCAGCCCTCCGACCCCGACCACCCTCACGCCCAACGCAGCAACCAGAGCTTCTCCACCTTCGGCAAGGACAACCAGGAGGAGGCCGAGGaggcagaggggggagaggagggggaggaggaggacctGTGTGGAACCACGTCCCTGTTGTCAGAGATGAGCAGTGTGTTTCAGAGGCTCCTCCCCCCATCGCTGGACTCCTATATCCAGGTCAGCGAGACACAAAAGGCAGGTACGAGTATGGGGGGTGTAGGTGTCCCCATGACAGGGTCACTGGACAGGAGGAGAGGTCATCTGCCAGGTAAGCCCAGTGCTGCCGCCCACCAGCAAGGTGTTGCAGCATGGGCCGCCAATACCCACTTCCAGAACCCCGGCTCTAGCATTGGGCCCTCAGGCCAACCACACCCCCAGAATGGTAGCTACCACACCCTCAAACCCAGCACCAAGCTCAGCCCCCagaacaaccaccacaaccaggCCGTCCCTAAAAACAGCCCTCAGAATGGGCACGGCCACCAcgcccccacccccaagaacagCCCTCTCCTCACTGCCCTGGTCAGCCCCACCCTGGTGGCACCTTTCCTGGCCCCGGCCCCCATCCCTGTTCCCCTCCCGGGGCCATGCGGTAAGTGGCTCCCAGCCATGGAGGAAATCCCAGAGAACTTTGAGGAGGATGAGTTTGACTCGGTGCTGGGGCAGCTGGGACACCTGCAGGGGAAGAGGAGCGACAGCCGCCATGAGTTGATGGACGCCAGCGAGCTGGTGGCTGAGATCAACAAATTGTTACAGGATGTCCGGCAGAGCTAG
- the LOC120048104 gene encoding protocadherin-18-like isoform X2, with protein MGAKMNTPKGNIVFSVALLLFLVVIMQAVSGKTLKYKVYEEQKVGTVIARLKEDVVDVLSKLPSSLSFRFRAMQRGSTPFLSVREEDGEITIGTKIDREKLCEKNLNCSIEFDVVTLPTEYLQLFHVEVEVLDINDNSPQFSRAIIPIEISESASVGNRIPLDSATDPDVGDNSLYSYSLTPNNFFKIDIRTRTDGAKYAELVVVKELDREVQSSYQLQLTASDNGAPPKSGSTLLKIIISDSNDNSPAFDEQVYVINLLENSPLGTLLIDLNATDPDEGTNGKIVYSFSSHISPKILDTFKMNPENGQVTLIKKVDYETTSSYELDIQAQDLGPNSIPGLCKTVIKVVDVNDNKPEININLMTPGKEEVAYISEGAPVDTFIALVRVDDSDTGLNGDVVCRLHGHGHFRLQKTYEKNYMILTNVSLDREKRSEYSLTVIAEDRGSPSLSTIKHFTVQVLDENDNPPRFEKSRYEVYKSENNSPGAYLMTVMASDPDLGTNGQVTYTVVDTLVQGSPISTYVTIDPSNGAIYALRSFDHEDVSRISFTVQARDGGNTPLSSNATVLLTVLDDNDNPPVIQSPLLRNHTADLLLWRHASAGQLVTIVKATDRDTGINSELSCSIVGGNEEGLFVMDARRCELRTNGSLEGVPKDVLEIRVEVQDRGTTRLSTGALLRLSLQENMDFLPPGLPTGPSHSLLDLSLIIIISLGAVCALLLVVMVMFATARCNREKKDPHNSYNCRVAENTYQNHPKKPSRQIHKGDITLVPTVNGTLPIRAHPHSPSASPAPERGTMGSRQSHHSRQSLNSLVTISSNHVAENFALELAHATPPVEGQYQPRPSFRGNKYTRSYRYALNDMDKFSLKDSGRGDSEAGDSDYEAGRESPIDRLLGEAFNELYPHDGQHRPHPQHPHAAMRLCTEECRVLGHSDQCWMPPLLSPASSDYRSNLFIPGEDPRQASDPQEPPQPSDPDHPHAQRSNQSFSTFGKDNQEEAEEAEGGEEGEEEDLCGTTSLLSEMSSVFQRLLPPSLDSYIQVSETQKAGTSMGGVGVPMTGSLDRRRGHLPGKPSAAAHQQGVAAWAANTHFQNPGSSIGPSGQPHPQNGSYHTLKPSTKLSPQNNHHNQAVPKNSPQNGHGHHAPTPKNSPLLTALVSPTLVAPFLAPAPIPVPLPGPCGKWLPAMEEIPENFEEDEFDSVLGQLGHLQGKRSDSRHELMDASELVAEINKLLQDVRQS; from the exons ATGGGTGCCAAAATGAACACACCCAAAGGAAATATAGTGTTTTCCGTTGCGCTATTATTATTTTTGGTTGTAATTATGCAGGCCGTTTCTGGTAAGACTttgaaatataaagtttatgaaGAGCAAAAAGTGGGCACAGTGATTGCAAGGCTAAAGGAGGACGTGGTGGATGTTCTGTCTAAATTACCGAGTTCACTGTCCTTTCGGTTCCGTGCTATGCAGAGGGGGAGCACTCCATTTCTGTCGGTTCGGGAGGAGGACGGTGAAATCACCATAGGGACCAAGATTGACCGGGAGAAGCTTTGTGAAAAGAACCTAAACTGTTCTATCGAATTTGACGTTGTCACTCTGCCAACTGAATACCTCCAGCTTTTCCACGTCGAGGTGGAAGTCTTAGACATAAACGATAACTCGCCACAGTTCTCCCGTGCCATCATCCCTATTGAGATCTCCGAGAGCGCGTCTGTGGGAAACCGCATCCCTCTGGACAGCGCCACCGACCCTGACGTGGGAGATAACTCCCTTTACTCTTACTCTCTGACGCCGAATAACTTTTTCAAAATCGACATAAGGACCAGAACCGACGGTGCCAAATACGCAGAGCTGGTGGTGGTGAAAGAGCTTGACAGGGAGGTGCAATCCAGCTACCAGCTGCAGCTAACGGCCTCGGACAATGGAGCCCCCCCGAAGTCCGGCTCCACTCTGCTCAAGATAATCATCTCAGACTCTAACGACAACAGTCCGGCTTTTGATGAGCAGGTGTACGTTATTAATCTCCTGGAAAACTCACCACTTGGGACTCTACTGATTGATTTGAACGCCACAGATCCGGATGAGGGCACTAACGGTAAAATAGTTTACTCTTTCAGCAGTCATATCTCTCCAAAAATACTGGATACGTTTAAAATGAACCCTGAAAATGGCCAAGTCACTCTGATTAAAAAAGTGGACTATGAAACTACGTCATCTTATGAGTTGGACATTCAGGCGCAGGACCTGGGTCCTAACTCCATCCCAGGACTTTGTAAAACCGTAATCAAAGTGGTGGACGTGAACGACAACAAACCGGAGATCAACATTAACCTGATGACTCCCGGTAAGGAGGAAGTGGCCTACATCTCGGAGGGGGCGCCGGTGGACACCTTCATAGCGTTGGTGCGCGTGGACGACAGTGACACAGGGCTCAATGGCGACGTGGTGTGCCGCCTGCACGGCCATGGGCACTTCCGGCTGCAGAAGACCTATGAGAAGAATTACATGATCCTGACTAATGTGTCtctggacagagagaagaggtcaGAGTACAGTCTAACGGTCATAGCTGAGGACCGCGGCTCTCCAAGCCTTTCCACCATCAAACACTTCACGGTGCAGGTGTTGGATGAAAACGATAACCCGCCCCGCTTTGAGAAGAGTCGCTACGAGGTTTACAAGTCAGAGAACAACTCTCCCGGGGCCTACCTGATGACAGTGATGGCGTCTGACCCTGACCTGGGCACCAACGGTCAGGTGACCTACACGGTGGTGGACACTCTGGTCCAGGGAAGCCCGATCTCCACCTACGTCACCATCGACCCGTCCAACGGCGCCATCTACGCCCTACGGAGCTTCGACCACGAGGACGTCAGCCGCATCTCCTTCACCGTCCAAGCACGGGACGGAGGGAACACCCCCCTATCCTCCAACGCCACCGTCCTCCTGACCGTGCTAGACGACAACGACAACCCGCCCGTCATCCAGTCCCCGCTCCTACGTAACCACACCGCCGACCTCCTCCTCTGGAGACACGCCTCCGCCGGTCAGCTGGTCACCATTGTCAAGGCCACTGACCGTGACACCGGCATCAACAGTGAGCTGAGCTGCTCCATCGTCGGGGGCAACGAAGAGGGCCTGTTTGTGATGGACGCTCGGCGGTGCGAGCTGCGGACCAACGGCAGTCTGGAGGGGGTTCCCAAGGACGTGCTGGAGATCAGGGTGGAGGTGCAGGATAGGGGAACCACCCGCCTGTCCACCGGGGCCCTGCTCCGCCTCTCCCTCCAGGAGAATATGGACTTCCTACCCCCAGGCCTCCCCACGGGCCCCAGCCATTCCCTCCTGGACCTctccctcatcatcatcatctccctGGGGGCCGTGTGTGCCCTGCTGTTGGTGGTCATGGTGATGTTCGCCACAGCACGCTGCAACAGAGAGAAAAAGGACCCCCACAACTCGTACAACTGCAGGGTGGCTGAGAACACGTACCAGAACCACCCCAAGAAGCCCTCTAGGCAGATCCACAAGGGAGACATCACCCTGGTCCCCACCGTCAACGGCACCCTGCCCATACGGGCACACCCACACTCACCCTCTGCCTCACCCGCCCCAGAGAGGGGCACCATGGGTAGCAGGCAGAGCCACCACAGCCGCCAGTCGCTCAACAGCCTGGTCACCATCTCCTCCAATCACGTCGCAGAGAACTTCGCTCTGGAACTGGCCCACGCCACGCCCCCTGTCGAA GGCCAGTACCAGCCAAGACCCAGTTTCCGTGGCAACAAATACACCAGGAGCTACAG GTATGCTCTGAATGACATGGACAAGTTTAGTCTGAAGGACAGTGGTCGTGGCGACAGCGAGGCTGGGGATAGTGACTACGAGGCAGGACGAGAGTCTCCCATCGACAGGCTCCTGGGTGAGGCCTTTAATGAGCTATACCCACATGACGGCCAACACAGACCACATCCACAGCATCCGCATGCAG CGATGAGACTGTGCACTGAGGAGTGTCGTGTCCTGGGTCACTCTGACCAGTGCTGGATGCCTCCCCTGCTCTCCCCAGCCTCCTCTGACTACCGCAGCAACCTCTTCATCCCAGGAGAGGACCCCCGCCAGGCCAGCGATCCCCAGGAGCCCCCCCAGCCCTCCGACCCCGACCACCCTCACGCCCAACGCAGCAACCAGAGCTTCTCCACCTTCGGCAAGGACAACCAGGAGGAGGCCGAGGaggcagaggggggagaggagggggaggaggaggacctGTGTGGAACCACGTCCCTGTTGTCAGAGATGAGCAGTGTGTTTCAGAGGCTCCTCCCCCCATCGCTGGACTCCTATATCCAGGTCAGCGAGACACAAAAGGCAGGTACGAGTATGGGGGGTGTAGGTGTCCCCATGACAGGGTCACTGGACAGGAGGAGAGGTCATCTGCCAGGTAAGCCCAGTGCTGCCGCCCACCAGCAAGGTGTTGCAGCATGGGCCGCCAATACCCACTTCCAGAACCCCGGCTCTAGCATTGGGCCCTCAGGCCAACCACACCCCCAGAATGGTAGCTACCACACCCTCAAACCCAGCACCAAGCTCAGCCCCCagaacaaccaccacaaccaggCCGTCCCTAAAAACAGCCCTCAGAATGGGCACGGCCACCAcgcccccacccccaagaacagCCCTCTCCTCACTGCCCTGGTCAGCCCCACCCTGGTGGCACCTTTCCTGGCCCCGGCCCCCATCCCTGTTCCCCTCCCGGGGCCATGCGGTAAGTGGCTCCCAGCCATGGAGGAAATCCCAGAGAACTTTGAGGAGGATGAGTTTGACTCGGTGCTGGGGCAGCTGGGACACCTGCAGGGGAAGAGGAGCGACAGCCGCCATGAGTTGATGGACGCCAGCGAGCTGGTGGCTGAGATCAACAAATTGTTACAGGATGTCCGGCAGAGCTAG